A portion of the Phyllopteryx taeniolatus isolate TA_2022b chromosome 15, UOR_Ptae_1.2, whole genome shotgun sequence genome contains these proteins:
- the LOC133465100 gene encoding fructose-1,6-bisphosphatase 1-like, whose protein sequence is MSEKGAFDTNVLTLTRFVLEEGRKAHGTGELTNLLNSICTAVKAISTAVRKAGIANLYGIAGSTNVTGDQVKKLDVLSNDMVINMIKSSFTSCVLVSEEDEHAIVVESDKSGKYIVCFDPLDGSSNIDCLVSIGTIFGIYKKTTEGEPSEKDALQPGRNLVAAGYALYGSATMMVLSTGQGVNCFMLDPAIGEFIVVDRDVKIKKKGKIYSLNEGYAQHFYPEVTEYVQKKKFPEDGSAPYGSRYVGSMVADVHRTLVYGGIFLYPANVKSPKGKLRLLYECNPMAFIMEQAGGMATTGAGNVLDIQPTNIHQRVPVVLGSPDDVQEYIAIYKKHHK, encoded by the exons ATGTCCGAGAAGGGAGCCTTCGACACCAACGTGCTGACCCTCACCAGGTTCGTCCTGGAGGAGGGCCGGAAGGCCCACGGAACCGGCGAGCTCACCAACCTGCTCAACTCCATCTGCACGGCCGTCAAAGCCATCTCCACCGCCGTCAGGAAGGCCGGCATCGCCAACCT GTACGGTATCGCCGGCAGCACCAACGTGACGGGAGACCAGGTGAAAAAACTGGATGTCCTGTCCAACGACATGGTCATCAACATGATCAAGTCGTCCTTCACCTCCTGCGTGCTGGTGTCCGAAGAAGATGAGCACGCCATCGTCGTGGAGTCGGACAAGAGC GGAAAATACATCGTCTGCTTTGACCCGCTGGACGGTTCCTCAAACATCGACTGTCTCGTCTCCATCGGTACCATCTTTGGCATCTACAAGAAG ACCACAGAGGGCGAGCCCAGCGAGAAAGACGCCCTGCAGCCGGGGAGGAACCTCGTAGCGGCCGGTTACGCTCTGTACGGCAGCGCCACCATGATGGTCCTGTCCACCGGACAAGGGGTCAACTGCTTCATGCTCGACCCC GCCATCGGGGAGTTCATCGTGGTGGATCGAGACGTGAAGATCAAGAAAAAGGGGAAAATCTACAGCTTGAATGAAGGATACGCGCAGCATTTTTACCCCGAAGTGACGGAATATGTACAGAAGAAGAAATTCCCTGAG GACGGCTCTGCTCCGTACGGCAGCCGCTACGTGGGCTCCATGGTCGCTGACGTCCATCGCACGCTGGTCTACGGCGGCATCTTTTTGTATCCCGCCAATGTAAAGAGTCCAAAAGGGAAG TTGCGGCTCCTGTACGAGTGCAACCCCATGGCGTTCATCATGGAGCAGGCGGGCGGCATGGCCACCACGGGCGCCGGCAACGTTCTGGACATCCAGCCCACCAACATCCACCAGAGGGTCCCTGTGGTGCTGGGCTCGCCTGACGACGTGCAGGAGTACATTGCCATCTACAAGAAGCATCACAAATGA
- the trim23 gene encoding E3 ubiquitin-protein ligase TRIM23 isoform X1, with the protein MAAFTAGINKQGALTTMEPCARHGRAANGGTVKVLECGVCEDVFSLQGDKVPRLLLCGHTVCHDCLTRLPLHGRAVRCPFDRQVTELGDSGVWGLKKNFALLELLERLQNGATNQSGMAEDAQKGTGEQCVIRCDEDESHTATMYCTVCATHLCAECSQLTHSTRTLAKHRRVPLADKPHEKTLCPQHQVHAIEFVCLEEACQPGPLMCCVCKEYGKHQGHKHAVLESEANQIRASILDMAHCIRTFTEEVSEYSRKLVGIVQQIEGGEQIVEDGVSMAHTEHVPGTAESARSCVRAYFADLHETLCRQEEMALSVVDAHVRERLIWLRQQQEDMTILLSQVSTACLHCEKTLQQDDCRVVLAKQEINCLLETLQKQQHQFTELADHIQLDAGLPVTFTKDNRVHIGPKMEIRVVTLGLDGAGKTTILFKLKQDEFMQPIPTIGFNVETVEYKNLKFTIWDVGGKHKLRPLWKHYYLNTQAVVFVIDSCHRDRLMEAHSELAKLLTEKELRDALLLIFANKQDVPGAVSVEEMTELLSLHKLCCGRSWHIQGCDARSGMGLHEGLDWLSRQLVAAGVLDVA; encoded by the exons ATGGCCGCCTTTACCGCAGGAATAAACAAGCAGGGCGCCCTGACGACCATGGAGCCGTGCGCTCGACACGGCCGGGCGGCCAACGGAGGCACAGTCAAG GTGCTGGAGTGCGGCGTGTGCGAGGACGTCTTCTCCCTCCAAGGCGACAAGGTGCCCCGCCTGCTGCTGTGCGGGCACACCGTGTGCCACGACTGCCTCACCCGGCTGCCCCTGCACGGCCGGGCCGTCCGCTGCCCCTTCGACCGGCAGGTGACGGAGCTGG GTGACTCTGGAGTGTGGGGTCTGAAGAAGAACTTTGCCCTGCTGGAGCTCCTGGAGCGACTGCAGAACGGCGCCACCAACCAGTCGGGAATGGCGGAGGACGCTCAAAAGGGAACGGGCGAG CAGTGCGTCATCCGCTGCGACGAGGACGAGAGCCACACGGCGACCATGTACTGCACGGTGTGCGCAACCCACCTGTGCGCCGAGTGCTCGCAGCTCACGCACTCCACCCGCACGCTGGCCAAGCACCGGCGCGTGCCGCTGGCCGACAAGCCGCACGAGAAGACGCTGTGCCCGCAGCACCAGGTGCACGCCATCGAGTTCGTGTGCCTGGAGGAGGCGTGCCAGCCGGGCCCGCTCATGTGCTGCGTGTGCAAGGAGTACGGCAAGCACCAGGGACACAAG CACGCGGTCCTGGAGTCAGAGGCCAACCAGATCCGGGCATCCATCCTGGACATGGCGCACTGCATCCGCACGTTCACCGAGGAAGTGTCGGAGTACTCCAGGAAGCTGGTGGGCATCGTGCAGCAGATCGAGGGCGGCGAGCAGATCGTGGAGGACGGCGTCAGCATGGCGCACACGGAACAC GTGCCCGGCACGGCGGAGAGTGCTCGCTCCTGCGTGCGCGCGTACTTCGCCGACCTGCACGAGACGCTGTGTCGTCAGGAGGAGATGGCGCTGAGCGTGGTGGACGCGCACGTCCGCGAGAGGCTCATCTGGCTGAGGCAGCAGCAGGAGGACATGACCATCCTGCTGTCCCAGGTGTCCACCGCCTGCTTGCACTGCGAGAAGACGCTTCAGCAG GACGACTGCAGAGTGGTGCTGGCCAAGCAGGAGATCAACTGTCTACTGGAGACTCTTCAGAAGCAGCAGCATCAGTTCACCGAGTTGGCCGACCACATCCAGCTGGACGCGGGCCTCCCGGTCACCTTCACCAAG GACAACCGGGTCCACATCGGCCCCAAGATGGAGATCCGCGTGGTGACTCTGGGGCTGGACGGTGCTGGGAAAACCACCATCCTCTTCAAGCTCAAACAGGACGAGTTCATGCAGCCCATTCCCACTATCG gTTTCAACGTGGAGACAGTGGAATATAAGAACTTGAAATTCACCAtctgggacgtgggaggaaaacaTAAACTAAGACCGCTGTGGAAACACTATTATCTAAACACTCAAG CGGTGGTGTTTGTGATTGACAGCTGCCACCGGGACCGACTGATGGAGGCGCACAGCGAGCTGGCCAAGCTGCTGACCGAGAAGGAGCTGAGAGACGCCCTGCTCCTTATTTTTGCAAACAAGCAG GACGTTCCTGGCGCCGTGTCCGTGGAGGAGATGACGGAGCTGCTGAGCCTGCACAAGCTGTGCTGCGGCAGGAGCTGGCACATCCAGGGCTGCGACGCCCGCAGCGGGATGGGCCTCCACGAGGGTCTGGATTGGCTGTCCAGACAGCTGGTGGCCGCGGGCGTCCTGGACGTGGCCTAG
- the ppwd1 gene encoding peptidylprolyl isomerase domain and WD repeat-containing protein 1 — protein sequence MAAAENNAELKRKADETQGEDGENEEWVGPMPSEAATTKKRKVLEYERVYLDNLPSAAMYERSYMHRDVITHIVCSKTDFIITASQDGHVKFWKKKEDEGIEFVKHFRGHLGVIESIAVSADGALFSSVGDDQAMKVFDVVNFDMINMLKLGFHPGQSEWIYNPGDAISTVACSEKSTGKIFVYDGRGSGQPLHVFEKMHSSPLSQIRLNAKFRVVVSADKAGMLEYWTGLPSEFKFPKRVQWEYKTDTDLYEFAKHKTYPTSLVFSPDGKRMATMASDRKVRIFRFLTGKLMRVFDESLTMFTELQQMRQQLPDMEFGRRMAVERELEKVDGIRLTNIIFDETGHFVMYGTMLGIKVINVETNRCVRILGKLENIRVVQLSLFQGVAKAMQVAPTVEMKASDNPALQNVEPDPTVFCTAFKKNRFYMFSKREPEDTKSADSDRDIFNEKPSKEEVMAATQAEGPKRVSDSAIIHTTMGDIHIKLFPVECPKTVENFCVHSRNGYYNGHIFHRVIKGFMIQTGDPTGTGMGGESIWGTEFEDEFHATLRHDRPYTLSMANAGPASNGSQFFITVVPTPWLDNKHTVFGRCTKGMEAVQRISNAKVHPKTDKPYEDISIINITIK from the exons ATGGCGGCAGCTGAAAATAATGCTGAACTGAAGCGAAAAGCAGATGAAACTCAGGGTGAAGACGGAGAAAATGAGGAATGGGTCGGGCCCATGCCGAGCGAGGCTGCGACGACCAAGAAAAGGAAAG TTCTGGAATATGAACGCGTCTACCTGGACAACTTGCCTTCAGCTGCCATGTATGAAAGGAGCTACATGCACAGAGACGTGATCACACACATTGTTTGCTCCAA gaCAGACTTCATCATCACGGCCAGTCAAGATGGTCACGTCAAGTTCTGGAAGAAAAAGGAGGACGAGGGAATTGAGTTTGTCAAGCACTTTCGGGGTCATCTCG GCGTGATCGAGAGCATCGCGGTCAGCGCCGATGGCGCGCTCTTCTCTTCGGTCGGAGACGACCAGGCCATGAAAGTCTTTGACGTCGTGAACTTTGACATGATCAACATGCTCAAATTGGG CTTCCACCCTGGTCAGAGCGAGTGGATCTATAATCCCGGAGATGCCATTTCCACGGTGGCCTGCTCGGAAAAATCCACCGGGAAGATCTTTGTCTACGACGGCCGGGGAAGCGGCCAGCCCCTCCACGTCTTCGAGAAGATGCACTCCTCGCCGCTGTCGCAGATCCGCCTGAATGCCAAATTTCGAGTGGTCGTCTCTGCCGACAAAGCGGGAATGCTGGAGTACTGGACCGGCCTCCCCTCGGAATTCAAGTTCCCCAAACGCGTGCAGTGGGAATACAAGACGGACACGGATTTGTACGAGTTCGCCAAACACAAAACGTACCCCACCAGCCTGGTGTTCTCACCCGACGGGAAGAGAATGGCCACCATGGCGTCTGACCGTAAAGTCAGAATCTTCCGCTTTCTTACGGGGAAgctaatgagagtgtttgatgAATCCTTAACG ATGTTCACAGAGCTGCAGCAGATGAGGCAGCAGCTGCCCGACATGGAGTTCGGCCGGCGGATGGCGGTAGAGCGAGAGCTGGAGAAGGTAGACGGGATCCGTCTCACCAACATCATCTTCGACGAGACGGGGCATTTCGTCATGTATGGGACCATGCTGGGCATCAAGGTCATCAATGTAGAAACCAACAG ATGCGTGCGCATTCTCGGGAAGCTTGAGAACATCCGCGTGGTCCAGCTGAGTCTCTTCCAGGGTGTCGCAAAGGCAATGCAAGTGGCGCCGACCGTGGAAATGAAAGCCTCGGACAATCCTGCCTTGCAAAACGTGGAGCCGGACCCCACCGTCTTCTGCACCGCCTTCAAGAAGAACCGATTCTACATG TTCTCAAAGAGGGAACCCGAGGACACCAAAAGCGCCGACTCGGACAGAGACATCTTCAACGAGAAGCCCTCGAAGGAGGAGGTGATGGCGGCCACGCAGGCCGAGGGCCCCAAGAGAGTGTCGGACAGCGCCATCATCCACACCACCATGGGCGACATCCATATCAAGCTCTTCCCCGTGGA gTGCCCGAAAACGGTTGAGAACTTCTGCGTTCACAGCAGGAACGGCTATTACAACGGACACATCTTCCACAGAGTCATCAAG GGCTTCATGATCCAGACCGGAGACCCCACGGGCACCGGCATGGGCGGCGAGAGCATCTGGGGCACAGAGTTTGAGGACGAGTTCCACGCCACCCTGAGACACGATCGTCCCTATACCCTCAGCATGGCTAACGCGGGCCCCGCCTCCAACGGCTCGCAGTTCTTCATCACGGTGGTGCCCACG CCTTGGCTGGACAACAAGCACACGGTGTTCGGAAGGTGCACCAAAGGCATGGAGGCCGTGCAGAGGATCTCCAACGCCAAAGTTCACCCCAAAACGGACAAACCGTACGAGGACATCAGCATCATCAACATCACTATCAAGTGA
- the trim23 gene encoding E3 ubiquitin-protein ligase TRIM23 isoform X2, with product MAAFTAGINKQGALTTMEPCARHGRAANGGTVKVLECGVCEDVFSLQGDKVPRLLLCGHTVCHDCLTRLPLHGRAVRCPFDRQVTELGDSGVWGLKKNFALLELLERLQNGATNQSGMAEDAQKGTGECVIRCDEDESHTATMYCTVCATHLCAECSQLTHSTRTLAKHRRVPLADKPHEKTLCPQHQVHAIEFVCLEEACQPGPLMCCVCKEYGKHQGHKHAVLESEANQIRASILDMAHCIRTFTEEVSEYSRKLVGIVQQIEGGEQIVEDGVSMAHTEHVPGTAESARSCVRAYFADLHETLCRQEEMALSVVDAHVRERLIWLRQQQEDMTILLSQVSTACLHCEKTLQQDDCRVVLAKQEINCLLETLQKQQHQFTELADHIQLDAGLPVTFTKDNRVHIGPKMEIRVVTLGLDGAGKTTILFKLKQDEFMQPIPTIGFNVETVEYKNLKFTIWDVGGKHKLRPLWKHYYLNTQAVVFVIDSCHRDRLMEAHSELAKLLTEKELRDALLLIFANKQDVPGAVSVEEMTELLSLHKLCCGRSWHIQGCDARSGMGLHEGLDWLSRQLVAAGVLDVA from the exons ATGGCCGCCTTTACCGCAGGAATAAACAAGCAGGGCGCCCTGACGACCATGGAGCCGTGCGCTCGACACGGCCGGGCGGCCAACGGAGGCACAGTCAAG GTGCTGGAGTGCGGCGTGTGCGAGGACGTCTTCTCCCTCCAAGGCGACAAGGTGCCCCGCCTGCTGCTGTGCGGGCACACCGTGTGCCACGACTGCCTCACCCGGCTGCCCCTGCACGGCCGGGCCGTCCGCTGCCCCTTCGACCGGCAGGTGACGGAGCTGG GTGACTCTGGAGTGTGGGGTCTGAAGAAGAACTTTGCCCTGCTGGAGCTCCTGGAGCGACTGCAGAACGGCGCCACCAACCAGTCGGGAATGGCGGAGGACGCTCAAAAGGGAACGGGCGAG TGCGTCATCCGCTGCGACGAGGACGAGAGCCACACGGCGACCATGTACTGCACGGTGTGCGCAACCCACCTGTGCGCCGAGTGCTCGCAGCTCACGCACTCCACCCGCACGCTGGCCAAGCACCGGCGCGTGCCGCTGGCCGACAAGCCGCACGAGAAGACGCTGTGCCCGCAGCACCAGGTGCACGCCATCGAGTTCGTGTGCCTGGAGGAGGCGTGCCAGCCGGGCCCGCTCATGTGCTGCGTGTGCAAGGAGTACGGCAAGCACCAGGGACACAAG CACGCGGTCCTGGAGTCAGAGGCCAACCAGATCCGGGCATCCATCCTGGACATGGCGCACTGCATCCGCACGTTCACCGAGGAAGTGTCGGAGTACTCCAGGAAGCTGGTGGGCATCGTGCAGCAGATCGAGGGCGGCGAGCAGATCGTGGAGGACGGCGTCAGCATGGCGCACACGGAACAC GTGCCCGGCACGGCGGAGAGTGCTCGCTCCTGCGTGCGCGCGTACTTCGCCGACCTGCACGAGACGCTGTGTCGTCAGGAGGAGATGGCGCTGAGCGTGGTGGACGCGCACGTCCGCGAGAGGCTCATCTGGCTGAGGCAGCAGCAGGAGGACATGACCATCCTGCTGTCCCAGGTGTCCACCGCCTGCTTGCACTGCGAGAAGACGCTTCAGCAG GACGACTGCAGAGTGGTGCTGGCCAAGCAGGAGATCAACTGTCTACTGGAGACTCTTCAGAAGCAGCAGCATCAGTTCACCGAGTTGGCCGACCACATCCAGCTGGACGCGGGCCTCCCGGTCACCTTCACCAAG GACAACCGGGTCCACATCGGCCCCAAGATGGAGATCCGCGTGGTGACTCTGGGGCTGGACGGTGCTGGGAAAACCACCATCCTCTTCAAGCTCAAACAGGACGAGTTCATGCAGCCCATTCCCACTATCG gTTTCAACGTGGAGACAGTGGAATATAAGAACTTGAAATTCACCAtctgggacgtgggaggaaaacaTAAACTAAGACCGCTGTGGAAACACTATTATCTAAACACTCAAG CGGTGGTGTTTGTGATTGACAGCTGCCACCGGGACCGACTGATGGAGGCGCACAGCGAGCTGGCCAAGCTGCTGACCGAGAAGGAGCTGAGAGACGCCCTGCTCCTTATTTTTGCAAACAAGCAG GACGTTCCTGGCGCCGTGTCCGTGGAGGAGATGACGGAGCTGCTGAGCCTGCACAAGCTGTGCTGCGGCAGGAGCTGGCACATCCAGGGCTGCGACGCCCGCAGCGGGATGGGCCTCCACGAGGGTCTGGATTGGCTGTCCAGACAGCTGGTGGCCGCGGGCGTCCTGGACGTGGCCTAG